The Nitrospinota bacterium genome includes a region encoding these proteins:
- a CDS encoding glucose-6-phosphate isomerase, with product VGYKTFVIPDDVGGRYSVLTPVGLFPMAVAGINIEELVEGACLAESLYSNPDLDVNDSYHYAVIRHLLYQKGKTTEILATFQPAFHYLADWWKQLAGESEGKDLKGIFPACVEFTSDLHSMGQWIQEGMRNIFETFLVLENSRRQLKIPALKNDIDSLNYLAGKTLDTVNDKAWQGTASAHKDGGVPNMTLKIKDRTPFSLGQIFYFFERAVAMTGYLNGVNPFDQPGVEFYKKNMFKLLGKPGFK from the coding sequence GTGGGTTATAAGACTTTTGTGATCCCAGACGATGTTGGAGGTCGATATTCGGTATTGACTCCTGTGGGGCTTTTCCCAATGGCAGTGGCTGGAATAAATATTGAGGAATTGGTGGAAGGAGCCTGTTTGGCCGAATCATTGTATTCAAATCCTGATTTGGATGTTAATGATTCATACCATTACGCCGTTATAAGGCATCTACTTTATCAAAAAGGAAAAACCACTGAAATATTGGCTACATTTCAGCCTGCGTTTCATTATTTGGCAGACTGGTGGAAGCAGTTGGCGGGTGAAAGTGAGGGAAAAGATTTGAAAGGAATATTTCCCGCTTGTGTTGAATTCACTTCAGACCTTCACTCAATGGGGCAGTGGATTCAGGAGGGAATGCGAAATATTTTTGAGACTTTTCTGGTACTTGAAAACTCACGGCGGCAGTTGAAAATACCTGCTTTAAAAAATGATATAGACAGTTTAAACTACCTCGCCGGTAAAACGCTGGATACAGTAAACGATAAGGCTTGGCAGGGCACGGCGAGTGCGCATAAAGATGGCGGTGTCCCAAACATGACGTTGAAAATCAAAGACCGAACTCCATTTTCTCTCGGCCAGATATTTTATTTTTTTGAGAGGGCGGTTGCAATGACCGGCTATTTGAATGGGGTGAACCCATTTGATCAACCTGGTGTTGAGTTTTATAAAAAGAATATGTTCAAACTATTGGGAAAACCCGGTTTTAAGTGA
- the trxB gene encoding thioredoxin-disulfide reductase, producing the protein MSEVRNVVIIGSGPAGHTAAIYSARANLDPFMFEGYVMGGSAGGQLTTTTDVENYPGFPDGVEGPELMQLFRKQSERFKTEMVQEDVISADFGQRPFVVKSENREIKAHSVIISTGATAKRMGVPNEEKMWNNGMSACAVCDGALPMFRNQPLMVIGGGDTAVEEATYLAKFGSVVYLVHRRDKLRASKIMAERALNHPKLDILWDTVLEDAIGEDYLTGARLKNVKTEEVKEIEVAGLFYAIGHTPNTSIFNGQLDLDDAGYIKLKPGTQETSIEGVFAAGDVHDHKYRQAITAAGSGCAASLEAERWLAEQGLTG; encoded by the coding sequence CAGAGCTAATCTTGATCCTTTTATGTTTGAAGGTTATGTAATGGGTGGTTCGGCGGGTGGGCAACTGACCACCACTACGGATGTAGAAAACTACCCCGGGTTTCCTGATGGAGTTGAAGGCCCTGAACTCATGCAGTTGTTTCGCAAACAGTCCGAGCGTTTTAAAACGGAAATGGTTCAGGAGGATGTCATCTCTGCCGATTTCGGCCAGCGTCCATTTGTAGTGAAATCTGAAAACCGTGAAATAAAAGCTCATTCGGTGATTATTTCCACAGGAGCTACGGCTAAAAGGATGGGTGTCCCGAATGAAGAAAAAATGTGGAACAATGGTATGTCGGCTTGTGCAGTTTGTGATGGTGCACTTCCCATGTTTAGAAATCAGCCGTTAATGGTCATTGGGGGAGGCGATACAGCTGTTGAGGAGGCCACATATCTTGCCAAATTTGGTTCTGTGGTCTATTTGGTGCATCGTCGTGATAAGCTCAGAGCGTCCAAGATCATGGCGGAGAGAGCTCTTAATCATCCGAAACTGGATATTCTCTGGGATACGGTTCTTGAGGATGCCATAGGTGAAGATTATTTAACCGGGGCTCGTCTGAAAAATGTCAAGACTGAGGAAGTGAAAGAAATAGAAGTCGCAGGTCTTTTTTATGCGATAGGGCATACGCCAAACACGTCTATCTTCAATGGGCAATTGGATCTTGACGATGCTGGATATATAAAACTCAAGCCAGGTACCCAGGAAACAAGCATTGAAGGGGTTTTTGCCGCCGGGGATGTGCATGACCACAAATACCGCCAGGCAATAACTGCCGCAGGATCTGGTTGTGCGGCTTCCCTGGAAGCAGAACGCTGGCTTGCCGAACAAGGTCTGACAGGTTAG